In Tenacibaculum sp. 190524A02b, the genomic stretch TCTTCCAGGCACATTATATACTATTACAGGTTTGGGACTTGCTTCAGCTACTGCTTTGAAATGCTGGTAAAAGCCTTCTTGTGTAGGTTTACTATAATAAGGAGCTACCGATAAGATTCCGTCTATTTCAGACAAGTCAATAGTTTGAAGCTCTTCTACAACAGTTTGTGTATTATTTCCTCCAACTCCTAATACTAAAGGTAAACGTTTATTATTCTCTTCTGCTACTACTTTTATAATTTGCTCTTTCTCTTGTTTAGTTATTGTAGCACTCTCTCCAGTAGTTCCGTTTATTACTAAATAATTGGTACCATTGTCAATATTATAATTAACTAATTTTCTTAGCGCATTATAGTCTACACTTAAATCTTCATTAAATGGAGTTACTAAAGCAACTCCCATTCCTACGAACTTTTGCATTATACCTTTTTTAAAATCGTTAAGTATTTTTTTAACTCTTGATTTAAGACTGCTTCATTATAAGTATCATCAGCTACTATCAAATCAAACAACCTATCGTCAATATTGGCAAAACCTGTTTTAAATTTTGCACGAGAGTACAAAGTTATTACATTCGTATATAAATTTGACTGCTTTGTGTAATTTATAAGCAAGTCATAATCTTTTTTAACAAAGTTTTTTATATTGTCTGATTTCAAACTTCCTTTAAAACCAATTGCTTCTTCAGTAAAAAGTCGATCATTTTCTTCTCCTTTTTTTACTTGTTCCTTATAAACTAAAAAAGTGATGTTTTCTTTTTTAAAAGGTAATTTGTTAGTTAAATTGGCTTCTATAACATTTATTAGCGATTCATTATCCAAAAGTATTGCAATCGTTTTTACTTTTTGTTGGTTTGGGGTTTTAGAAGATTGTTTTTCTATTAACTTATTATATTCTTTCTGAATAGAGTTCTGCTTTAGCTTTCCTATCATCTTATCGTTTTCTTAGACTAAAATAATTTATTTCTCATCAATTTCCAGCACAATAAACTGGTTAAGTTGTTTCCCGTATTTCTGAAAATTATCATCTGAAACCAATAACAATGTTTGATTACCATTTGTTAATTTGGGGCCTAAGGTAATCCCTTCAATGTTATCAATAATAGTATCTGTCAAATTATTTTTTATACTACTAAAATCCAATAGTAGTTCTTTTTTTAAAGGTATATATTTTTCTTTTTTAAGAGACGTTATTGCTAACGTATTGGTAGACTCCTTTTCAACTGTAGCTTTAAAAATTCTTACCGTATTACCATAACTTCCGTATCCACTTTGATAAATTCTTTCAACTACAAAAAAAGTATTTTTATCGTACTCTAAAATAGCTGTTACTCCATTTAGGTTTACTTTTCCTTTAGATGGCTTGTCTATTTTTTCTAATTGATAAGCATATTGTTTAGTAGCTTTTTTT encodes the following:
- a CDS encoding DUF6913 domain-containing protein, whose product is MIGKLKQNSIQKEYNKLIEKQSSKTPNQQKVKTIAILLDNESLINVIEANLTNKLPFKKENITFLVYKEQVKKGEENDRLFTEEAIGFKGSLKSDNIKNFVKKDYDLLINYTKQSNLYTNVITLYSRAKFKTGFANIDDRLFDLIVADDTYNEAVLNQELKKYLTILKKV